In Piliocolobus tephrosceles isolate RC106 chromosome 5, ASM277652v3, whole genome shotgun sequence, a single genomic region encodes these proteins:
- the LOC111523643 gene encoding UL-16 binding protein 5 isoform X1 yields MAAAASPAFLLRLPLLFLLSVWCGTGRADPHSLCYDITIIPKFRPGPRWCAVQGQVDKKTFLHYDCGNKTVTPVSPLGKKLNVTKAWKAQNPVLREVVDTLTQQLLDIELENYTPREPLTLQARMSCEQKAEGHNSGSWQFSFDGHVFLLFDSENRMWTTVHPGARKMKEKWENDKDVTMSFHYISMGDCTRWLKDFLTGMGSTLEPSAGAPPTVSSGATQLRATATTLILCCLLIMCLLMCPRHSPTHSHGHHPQSLEPPSHRSLLHPLWLLRRVLWSDSYQIGKGPLSGGHMTRVTLLITGDDSHSLPCPLALYTINNSAARHSGPLPVCASWR; encoded by the exons ACCCTCACTCTCTTTGCTACGACATCACCATCATCCCTAAGTTCAGACCTGGACCACGGTGGTGTGCGGTTCAAGGCCAGGTGGATAAAAAGACTTTTCTTCACTATGACTGTGGCAACAAGACAGTCACACCCGTCAGTCCCCTGGGGAAGAAACTAAATGTCACAAAGGCCTGGAAAGCACAGAACCCAGTACTAAGAGAAGTGGTGGACACGCTCACCCAGCAGCTGCTTGACATTGAGCTGGAGAATTACACACCCAGGG AACCCCTTACCCTGCAGGCCCGGATGTCTTGTGAGCAGAAAGCTGAAGGACACAACAGTGGATCTTGGCAGTTCAGTTTCGATGGACACGTCTTCCTCCTCTTTGACTCAGAGAACAGAATGTGGACAACGGTTCATCCTGGAgccagaaagatgaaagaaaagtgGGAGAATGACAAGGATGTGACCATGTCCTTCCATTACATCTCAATGGGAGACTGCACAAGATGGCTTAAGGACTTCTTGACGGGCATGGGCAGCACCCTGGAGCCAAGTGCAGGAG CACCACCCACCGTGTCCTCAGGCGCAACCCAACTCAGGGCCACGGCCACCACCCTCATCCTTTGCTGCCTCCTCATCATGTGCCTCCTCATGTGCCCCAGGCACAGCCCGACCCACAGCCATGGCCACCACCCTCAGTCCCTGGAGCCTCCTTCTCACCGTTCCCTGCTTCATCCTCTCTGGCTGCTGAGGAGAGTGCTTTGGAGTGACAG CTACCAAATAGGGAAGGGCCCCTTGTCCGGTGGACACATGACTCGCGTGACCTTACTCATCACTGGAGACGActcacactccttaccctgccctCTTGCCTTGTACACAATAAATAACAGCGCGGCCAGGCATTCGGGGCCACTACCGGTCTGCGCGTCTTGGAGGTAG